Proteins co-encoded in one Malus sylvestris chromosome 9, drMalSylv7.2, whole genome shotgun sequence genomic window:
- the LOC126633851 gene encoding cysteine proteinase 15A-like — MDHLASLLILLFLLSSALASVAVPNDVDPIIQQVVLESDDDQLLHAERHFSSFKATFGKTYATQEEHDYRFGVFKANLCRAKRHQALDPTAVHGVTKFSDLTPKEFRRNFLGLKRRLWLPADANKAPILPTGDLPADFDWRDKLARPSRPSREPRVRLR, encoded by the coding sequence ATGGATCATCTCGCCTCCCTCCTCATCCTTCTCTTTCTCCTATCCTCCGCACTCGCCTCCGTCGCAGTTCCCAACGACGTCGACCCTATCATCCAACAAGTCGTTTTGGAATCCGACGACGATCAGCTCCTCCACGCCGAGCGCCATTTCTCCAGCTTCAAAGCCACCTTCGGAAAGACCTACGCGACTCAGGAGGAGCACGACTACAGATTCGGCGTCTTCAAGGCCAACCTCTGTCGCGCCAAGCGGCACCAGGCGCTCGACCCTACCGCGGTCCACGGCGTCACCAAGTTCTCCGATCTCACTCCCAAGGAGTTTCGCCGGAACTTTCTCGGACTCAAACGTCGCCTCTGGCTTCCGGCCGACGCTAACAAGGCCCCGATACTTCCCACTGGTGATCTTCCCGCCGACTTTGATTGGCGCGACAAACTTGCTCGTCCTTCTCGTCCTTCTCGCGAGCCTCGCGTTCGGCTTCGATGA